A region from the Leptospira venezuelensis genome encodes:
- a CDS encoding mucoidy inhibitor MuiA family protein, protein MKDYKKLMYSSIVKFILIFALVSFPIFGKEFSLPIKEVTVHQGTAQILRSGRVQLEPGANKIEISYLPVSLLEETLTAAVTSPQVEVTGSRTWKEEGTAASNPEVAQLQKKVQQLEKDLESLLAKENDLRAEKDLLSEMRKKVSDVVGRNLLYGRVEGDGKNWGTYLKKTRDEAVSIFASWEKLEKSKRKVQTELEEARAQYSLLLSQAEKSTRTTWVQIVNTSSEAKNVELRLSYLVPNADWRPAYILTADDSLTKAKLEYIVEIRQESGEDWRGVQLLLSTTRPDLSLRRDRLRPLRLFDVEVDSKQEILTNQTQAVGAAQMPNEESNIPSAEESSPSSERGSGFLFRLPKTITLASQKESRKFEMLSFSAPIQVKTVASPRYKPFPLLEAEFQNMGEFPILPGEVSLFRSSGLVGRTKVSYVSPKENLSVSLGTEGSLRLSYRKDWNQTKEGLISTQKVMEKKVYLSLENFGKESKTVIVREQIPISESASVKVEVNQETSTPGSKEYRANSGIIEWSLVIPPSGKKEIKLEYKVTYPNHQNLDFLRSF, encoded by the coding sequence ATGAAAGATTATAAAAAACTAATGTATTCTTCAATTGTTAAATTCATATTAATATTCGCTTTAGTTTCTTTTCCTATATTTGGAAAAGAATTCAGTCTTCCTATTAAAGAGGTAACTGTTCACCAAGGAACGGCCCAGATTTTGAGATCTGGAAGAGTTCAATTGGAACCAGGAGCAAATAAGATTGAGATCTCCTATCTTCCGGTTTCCCTATTAGAAGAAACATTAACAGCAGCAGTAACTTCTCCCCAAGTTGAGGTCACTGGCTCCAGAACATGGAAAGAAGAAGGTACTGCCGCTTCTAATCCGGAAGTCGCTCAACTCCAGAAAAAAGTTCAGCAGTTAGAGAAAGACTTAGAAAGTCTATTAGCAAAAGAGAATGATCTAAGAGCTGAAAAGGATCTATTATCTGAGATGCGTAAAAAAGTTTCTGATGTTGTCGGCCGAAATCTTCTATACGGAAGGGTAGAAGGAGATGGAAAAAACTGGGGAACTTATCTGAAAAAGACGAGAGACGAAGCTGTTTCTATTTTTGCATCTTGGGAGAAATTAGAAAAATCCAAGCGTAAGGTGCAAACAGAACTAGAAGAGGCTAGAGCGCAATATTCACTCTTATTATCCCAGGCAGAAAAAAGTACACGCACCACCTGGGTCCAAATCGTAAACACAAGTTCTGAGGCTAAAAATGTAGAGCTTCGTTTGAGTTATTTAGTTCCAAATGCAGATTGGAGACCGGCATATATTTTAACTGCAGATGATTCTTTAACCAAAGCAAAGTTGGAGTATATAGTTGAGATCCGACAAGAATCTGGAGAAGACTGGAGAGGAGTGCAACTTTTACTTTCTACCACCAGGCCGGATCTATCTTTAAGAAGGGACAGGCTTCGTCCATTAAGATTATTTGATGTAGAAGTCGATTCTAAACAAGAAATTCTCACTAACCAGACTCAAGCAGTTGGGGCAGCACAAATGCCAAATGAAGAATCGAATATTCCTTCTGCAGAAGAATCTTCTCCTTCGAGTGAAAGAGGAAGCGGATTTTTATTTAGGCTTCCCAAGACGATTACTTTGGCTTCTCAAAAAGAATCCAGAAAATTCGAAATGTTATCTTTTAGTGCGCCTATTCAGGTAAAAACTGTGGCTTCCCCAAGATATAAACCATTTCCTTTATTGGAAGCTGAGTTCCAGAACATGGGAGAATTTCCTATTCTTCCTGGAGAAGTTTCTTTGTTCAGAAGTTCAGGTCTTGTAGGAAGAACAAAAGTTTCTTATGTTTCTCCGAAAGAAAATCTATCTGTCTCTCTTGGTACAGAAGGTAGTTTAAGACTTTCTTATAGAAAGGATTGGAACCAAACAAAAGAAGGACTTATCTCTACTCAAAAGGTAATGGAGAAAAAGGTTTATCTAAGTCTAGAAAATTTTGGCAAAGAGAGTAAAACTGTGATCGTAAGAGAACAGATCCCCATTTCTGAATCTGCAAGTGTAAAGGTTGAAGTAAATCAGGAGACAAGTACTCCAGGTTCAAAAGAATATCGCGCTAACTCTGGAATTATTGAGTGGAGTTTGGTAATCCCTCCTTCTGGAAAGAAAGAGATCAAGTTAGAATATAAAGTAACTTATCCGAATCACCAAAATTTGGACTTTTTAAGATCATTTTAA
- a CDS encoding vWA domain-containing protein, with the protein MFSFRIFRSKSTFNKEILKYILLVSLIPSSSIIASDTSPELAVPGQPETAKLFILDASGSMNEYLGIYQKVHLAKKYVRHYVDRLPEETEVGFIAYGNRLPGCQSSRLYQPLEKGNRPGFQNKLFGLTPSGATPLAESIRIAGDYIVRRKSPTDLILVTDGIESCYGNPEKELQVLQQKGINFKMHIFGLGLKPEEKRVMQSLAKTGNGKYYNVGEDSDFFLAMEDLLKQEPISKRTELEPEKRKPKIRIVGIEKKQTDSEENFYRVKFVFENSDSDNQCVILNLKRRSSSSSKIQNWNPQRAAEPERVERTEQICFQSRKGEGEFQISAPAHLPLNLELELWDTKGIPSSVDKSGERNLTE; encoded by the coding sequence ATGTTCTCTTTCCGAATATTCAGATCTAAATCTACTTTTAATAAGGAAATATTAAAATATATTCTTCTAGTTTCTCTAATTCCTAGCTCTTCTATTATCGCTTCAGATACATCACCCGAACTCGCAGTACCGGGACAACCTGAAACTGCAAAACTATTCATCTTAGATGCTAGCGGTTCTATGAATGAATATCTTGGTATCTATCAAAAGGTACATCTTGCAAAAAAGTATGTAAGGCATTACGTGGATAGACTTCCTGAAGAAACAGAAGTTGGTTTTATCGCGTATGGAAATCGCCTTCCAGGTTGCCAATCTTCTAGACTTTATCAACCTTTAGAGAAAGGTAATCGTCCGGGTTTTCAGAACAAACTTTTTGGTCTTACTCCTTCCGGTGCCACTCCACTTGCTGAGTCCATTCGAATTGCTGGAGATTATATTGTACGCAGGAAATCTCCAACTGACTTGATCTTAGTGACTGATGGAATAGAAAGCTGTTATGGAAATCCAGAAAAGGAACTTCAAGTCCTACAACAAAAAGGTATAAATTTTAAAATGCATATCTTCGGCCTTGGCTTGAAGCCTGAAGAAAAAAGAGTCATGCAGTCTTTGGCGAAAACAGGAAACGGAAAATATTATAATGTGGGAGAAGATAGCGACTTCTTTCTCGCAATGGAAGATCTTTTAAAACAAGAACCTATCTCCAAAAGGACGGAACTAGAACCCGAAAAACGTAAACCTAAGATCAGAATTGTAGGTATCGAAAAAAAACAAACCGATTCAGAAGAGAATTTTTATAGAGTAAAATTTGTTTTTGAAAACTCGGATTCTGATAATCAGTGTGTAATCTTAAATTTGAAGAGAAGAAGTTCAAGTTCTTCTAAAATACAAAACTGGAATCCTCAAAGAGCTGCAGAACCAGAAAGAGTCGAACGAACTGAGCAGATCTGTTTCCAATCTAGAAAGGGAGAAGGGGAATTTCAGATTTCTGCTCCTGCACATCTTCCATTAAACTTAGAATTGGAACTTTGGGACACAAAAGGTATCCCAAGTTCCGTAGACAAAAGTGGAGAAAGAAATTTAACAGAATAA
- a CDS encoding CPBP family intramembrane glutamic endopeptidase codes for MDLEKEDQKLAPGRDVLLMGLIQVFVLFIGMYSYMRVTRFQVESTLSLKAPKQNFVKAKEVVNTVPSSVVWNEPASAEKAVREYTEFVVTKRPWLLSLDRIIWGLCFLVPSFFFIRKIAKIETAEFTDSASGKDIVAGVATGFATFCFVNVASSLIFFIIGKPQSNYLEIILTKNLFLNWKLLGWTLLSIAFGAGIFEEFFFRGFLLKYFEEKNLGSIGLIITSVIFGVVHFNGGSYVAPILLIFVGFSFGISYLKTGNIWVPVTAHITYNASMLLAGFLLGDRIS; via the coding sequence ATGGATTTAGAAAAGGAAGATCAAAAGCTCGCGCCTGGTAGAGATGTTCTGCTCATGGGTCTGATCCAGGTTTTTGTACTGTTCATTGGTATGTATTCCTATATGAGGGTCACCCGATTCCAAGTAGAAAGTACTCTATCTCTCAAGGCTCCTAAGCAGAATTTTGTTAAGGCAAAAGAAGTCGTAAATACAGTACCTTCCAGCGTAGTTTGGAATGAACCTGCTTCCGCCGAAAAAGCAGTTAGAGAATATACAGAGTTCGTTGTTACTAAACGTCCTTGGTTATTGTCCTTAGACAGGATTATCTGGGGATTATGCTTTCTTGTCCCTTCTTTCTTTTTCATCCGAAAAATAGCTAAAATTGAAACTGCAGAATTTACCGATTCAGCGAGCGGAAAAGATATAGTTGCAGGTGTCGCGACTGGATTTGCTACATTCTGTTTTGTGAATGTAGCTAGTAGTCTGATCTTCTTTATTATAGGTAAACCTCAATCCAATTATTTGGAAATCATCCTTACTAAAAATCTTTTCTTAAATTGGAAACTACTAGGATGGACCTTGCTTTCAATTGCATTCGGAGCTGGTATTTTTGAGGAATTTTTCTTTAGAGGATTTTTACTTAAATACTTTGAAGAAAAAAACTTAGGTTCTATTGGACTCATAATCACTTCAGTTATTTTTGGAGTGGTACATTTTAATGGGGGATCATATGTGGCTCCGATCCTTCTCATCTTTGTAGGATTTTCATTTGGAATTTCTTATTTAAAAACCGGTAATATATGGGTGCCTGTGACAGCACATATCACTTATAATGCATCCATGCTTCTGGCCGGATTTCTACTTGGGGATCGGATCTCTTAA
- a CDS encoding sterol desaturase family protein, translated as MEKNIIELITPVFFVLIVVELLYSVFGDKPFYRFKDSINNLSAGIFMQIFTVFITLALMSVYTWVYAKFGILNISNDSWIGWVSCFVLADFFYYWYHRFGHEINIFWASHVSHHQSEDYNFTVALRQGVTQNTFSLPFYLPLALMGFPPIMFLLCIQINFAYQFWLHTRAIPKLGIFELVFNTPSQHRVHHGRDPKYIDKNYAGTFAIWDRMFGSYKEEEEEPIFGIVKPMQTWSPLWTQFHYFEELFLLSWKTKSWKDKFLVWIKPPGWMPKDLGESVVPPEINRSTYKKFNTHIPYTLLAYSITQFFFGLGASMVYIEFKKELPLFEMCALGFYVLWTLWNIGAIFELKTSGIISELVRLASIATLTYVYPFDFTHVEKLTAVLPTETLKYLPELMKQVALISFFVLGGFLVSQKRFFSIKGYTPKTV; from the coding sequence ATGGAAAAGAATATCATTGAACTGATCACTCCCGTATTTTTCGTTTTGATAGTTGTAGAGCTACTTTACTCCGTTTTCGGAGACAAACCGTTCTACCGTTTTAAGGACTCGATCAATAATCTTTCAGCTGGGATCTTTATGCAGATCTTTACAGTGTTTATCACTCTGGCATTGATGTCTGTATATACCTGGGTATATGCAAAATTTGGAATATTGAATATTTCAAATGACTCTTGGATTGGTTGGGTATCCTGTTTCGTTCTCGCGGACTTCTTTTACTATTGGTATCATAGATTCGGTCATGAGATAAATATTTTCTGGGCTTCGCATGTGTCTCACCACCAAAGCGAAGATTATAATTTTACAGTGGCATTAAGACAAGGAGTAACTCAGAATACATTCTCGCTTCCATTTTATCTTCCTCTCGCTTTGATGGGATTCCCACCTATCATGTTCCTTCTCTGTATACAGATCAATTTTGCATACCAGTTTTGGCTTCACACTAGAGCAATACCTAAGTTGGGAATTTTCGAGTTGGTTTTTAACACTCCTTCTCAACACAGAGTTCATCACGGAAGAGATCCTAAGTATATTGATAAGAATTACGCAGGAACATTTGCGATTTGGGATAGAATGTTCGGATCATATAAAGAGGAAGAAGAAGAACCTATCTTTGGGATTGTAAAACCTATGCAAACCTGGAGCCCACTTTGGACACAGTTCCATTATTTCGAAGAGTTATTCCTTCTTTCCTGGAAAACTAAAAGCTGGAAGGATAAGTTTTTAGTTTGGATCAAACCTCCAGGTTGGATGCCAAAAGATCTTGGAGAATCAGTGGTTCCTCCGGAGATCAATAGATCGACGTACAAAAAATTTAATACACATATTCCTTATACACTGCTCGCGTATTCGATCACTCAGTTCTTTTTTGGATTGGGCGCTTCTATGGTTTATATAGAATTTAAAAAAGAATTACCTCTATTTGAAATGTGTGCTTTAGGTTTTTATGTTCTTTGGACTCTTTGGAATATAGGTGCAATTTTTGAATTAAAAACTTCAGGGATCATTTCTGAGCTGGTTCGTTTGGCTTCTATAGCTACGCTAACCTATGTGTATCCTTTTGATTTCACTCATGTGGAAAAATTGACTGCTGTTCTCCCAACAGAAACTTTAAAATATCTTCCTGAGTTAATGAAGCAGGTTGCATTGATCTCATTCTTTGTATTGGGAGGCTTCCTGGTTTCTCAGAAAAGGTTTTTCAGCATCAAAGGATACACGCCTAAAACAGTTTAA
- a CDS encoding chloride channel protein, which yields MFGNIYAEFRQRPISSYFTIKGRRSLYLYCVLTGIVSGLGALLFSRALAWAEYISLESISGLHNTHSGGEYFVSLEPITSIYLGRWALLILPSLGGLIAGLVIWKFSPDSAGTGTDSLIDSFHNKEGKVDPKVPLIKSIATIFTLSSGGSGGKEGPISLIGAGFGSLVANLTKAGARARRTLLLAGTAGGLGAIFHAPLGGALTSVEMMYREDIESDTLVPCIISSVTAFLTYSSFNGFGSVYKVPEIGFIEYKELIFYLFLGIVCYMNGAFLIRVFQFIQEWSKFWKLPIWIKPALGGITVGIIGYFLPEVLGTGAGVLQDVLEGSFRFPSYDTYLSQDLQIILFFLLLALLKIITTSFTIGSGGSAGMFGPSLFIGGMLGGALGTFAKLVLGYQVSVASFVLVGMGAFYAGIASAPIAGMVMICEIIGSYSLLPPLMIVSIITFVLSHKLNLYKSQKNTRFQSPAHDWDMNRDLLEGILIEDIRSRLRNIAEVKTSVLLSQLEEEALKINASDYIVLEENGNYFGMISLRTSRLFLEGRDLTQNLILVKDVTDTSILPISVRTNLATTFKTLLDRGMDKIPVEENGKYLGYLRYADIISIYFEKTRSAKPVSGS from the coding sequence ATGTTCGGAAATATCTACGCAGAATTCCGGCAAAGACCGATCTCATCTTATTTCACGATTAAGGGTAGAAGATCCTTATATTTATATTGTGTTTTAACCGGGATCGTTTCCGGTCTAGGAGCCCTTCTTTTTTCCAGAGCGCTCGCCTGGGCAGAATACATTTCTTTAGAATCTATATCAGGTTTACATAATACACATTCTGGAGGGGAGTATTTCGTTTCTCTGGAACCGATTACTTCGATTTATCTAGGAAGATGGGCTCTTTTGATTCTTCCATCTTTAGGAGGATTGATTGCCGGATTAGTTATATGGAAATTCTCTCCTGATTCAGCGGGCACAGGAACAGATTCGCTAATAGATTCATTTCATAATAAGGAGGGGAAAGTAGATCCGAAAGTTCCTTTGATTAAATCCATCGCTACCATATTCACTTTATCTTCCGGTGGCAGTGGAGGAAAAGAAGGCCCAATCTCTTTGATTGGAGCTGGGTTCGGTTCCTTAGTGGCAAATCTTACTAAAGCGGGTGCAAGAGCAAGACGCACTTTATTACTCGCGGGAACTGCAGGAGGCCTAGGTGCAATTTTTCATGCTCCATTAGGAGGAGCACTAACTTCTGTAGAGATGATGTACAGAGAAGATATAGAAAGTGATACATTGGTTCCTTGTATCATTTCTTCTGTGACAGCTTTCTTAACTTACTCTTCTTTTAATGGTTTTGGTTCTGTGTATAAAGTCCCGGAGATAGGATTTATAGAATATAAAGAACTCATCTTTTATTTGTTTTTGGGGATAGTCTGTTATATGAATGGGGCCTTTCTAATTAGGGTATTTCAATTCATACAAGAATGGTCCAAATTTTGGAAACTCCCCATTTGGATCAAGCCTGCGTTAGGCGGAATTACTGTGGGTATCATTGGTTATTTTTTGCCTGAAGTTCTCGGAACGGGTGCAGGGGTCTTACAAGATGTACTGGAGGGTAGTTTTCGATTTCCTAGTTATGATACTTATTTGAGTCAAGATCTGCAGATCATCCTCTTCTTCTTACTTCTCGCATTATTAAAAATTATCACCACTTCATTTACTATAGGGAGTGGGGGATCTGCAGGAATGTTCGGTCCTTCCTTATTCATTGGTGGGATGTTAGGTGGAGCGCTTGGAACATTTGCAAAATTAGTTTTAGGTTACCAGGTATCAGTAGCTTCTTTTGTGTTGGTCGGAATGGGAGCTTTTTACGCAGGTATCGCAAGCGCTCCGATAGCGGGAATGGTGATGATCTGCGAGATCATAGGAAGTTATTCTCTTCTTCCCCCTTTGATGATTGTTTCGATTATCACCTTTGTTCTTTCTCATAAATTGAATTTATATAAAAGTCAGAAGAACACACGTTTCCAATCTCCTGCTCATGATTGGGACATGAATAGAGATTTGCTCGAAGGTATCTTAATTGAGGATATCCGAAGTAGATTGAGAAATATTGCTGAGGTCAAGACTTCTGTCCTTCTTTCCCAGTTAGAAGAAGAAGCACTGAAGATCAATGCGAGCGACTATATCGTTTTGGAGGAGAACGGAAACTACTTCGGAATGATTTCTCTACGTACAAGCCGCTTATTTTTAGAAGGAAGAGATCTCACCCAGAACCTGATCCTTGTGAAAGATGTGACTGATACCTCGATTCTTCCGATTTCAGTTAGGACAAACCTTGCTACTACCTTTAAAACCCTATTGGACAGGGGGATGGACAAGATTCCGGTGGAAGAGAATGGAAAATATTTGGGATATTTACGTTATGCTGACATCATTTCCATATATTTTGAAAAGACTCGATCCGCTAAGCCGGTTTCAGGCTCGTAA
- a CDS encoding mucoidy inhibitor MuiA family protein, with protein MIFRFSYSVLAASFLILLGTNFYAQESDPSASDTPTAITEEEKASKSPISVSYARIDSVLLYSDLVYVTRQSEVKLPAGVSEVLLGEVPIASLDKSVIITFTDQNKKFKIKGIRVSEKASRRKKSQEAEELEKRKEGLLLALSTKSREVQDLLDWEASIKSIKPAIREQDGVVEKIDSENFTSFRKTYAELAEDNTKLRLAKLEELDRIREEFYIVTTKIAHLAEGDTLRRKEIRLDVESDSANVFPFEYKYLIRGANWYPRYTLELNSNGQEAELGWHALVRNETGEDWKNVRLEFSTANPNQDIDLPEYREYRIASKEVAVYSGDEDYSPADKEYDAPSKPSANAGSMIQTKKESKKKAPAPKVSQRSKAEERIDDAYYQEKNDSPLMQSRALIEGNYKDRSNSLRVEENMNRLQGELANQKYSFDQGSYEESIRYGKEALRRFSGLRESSRKELKDLENEVQNLLNRSSQLSSDKKYSNQLIAPGISSEGFDFRYIAQSREKIPSDRTLNRVFLRKRNITVRPGYETSPLTNDGVFLNVVSSNTEREPLLAGPLEIYSGENLLGTTTVSTLKPGQEIKMELGPDRDIKVERKQEKLDDKSGIISRKKNIRYRVIISVKNNKRRSVPVRLIDRIPYTNDDSVKVEWSAGTDTPKSKTDDGILTYEFEIGANSRKTIQFEYTVSYPADNILRETPGSDSY; from the coding sequence ATGATTTTTCGTTTTTCTTATTCGGTTCTTGCTGCATCTTTTTTGATTTTGTTAGGGACTAATTTTTACGCCCAAGAGTCCGATCCTTCTGCGAGTGATACACCTACTGCTATAACGGAAGAGGAGAAGGCTTCTAAGTCCCCAATCTCCGTTTCCTATGCACGAATTGATTCTGTTTTACTATATTCCGATTTAGTTTACGTCACAAGACAATCCGAGGTAAAACTTCCTGCCGGAGTTTCAGAAGTTTTATTGGGAGAAGTTCCGATTGCTTCCTTGGACAAGAGTGTAATCATTACATTCACTGATCAGAATAAGAAATTTAAGATCAAAGGGATCCGAGTTTCTGAAAAAGCTTCTAGAAGAAAAAAATCCCAAGAAGCAGAAGAGTTAGAAAAGAGGAAAGAAGGTCTACTCTTGGCATTAAGCACAAAGTCTAGAGAGGTACAAGACCTTTTGGACTGGGAAGCTTCTATCAAATCTATCAAACCTGCAATTAGAGAACAAGACGGAGTAGTGGAGAAGATTGACTCTGAGAATTTTACTTCCTTTCGAAAAACATATGCTGAACTCGCTGAAGATAATACAAAACTTAGATTGGCAAAGTTAGAGGAGCTAGATCGCATCAGAGAAGAATTTTATATTGTAACGACTAAGATTGCTCACCTTGCGGAAGGGGATACACTTCGTAGAAAGGAAATCCGATTAGATGTGGAATCCGATTCTGCAAATGTTTTTCCTTTTGAATATAAGTACCTGATCCGAGGAGCAAATTGGTATCCGCGTTATACTTTGGAGCTAAATTCAAATGGACAAGAAGCAGAGTTAGGTTGGCATGCTTTGGTTCGTAACGAAACAGGTGAAGATTGGAAGAATGTTCGATTAGAATTTTCTACAGCGAATCCAAATCAGGATATAGATTTACCAGAGTATAGAGAATATAGGATCGCTTCCAAAGAAGTAGCGGTATATTCAGGAGACGAAGATTATTCTCCAGCTGATAAGGAATATGACGCACCTTCTAAACCTTCTGCAAATGCAGGCAGTATGATCCAAACCAAAAAGGAATCTAAGAAAAAAGCTCCTGCACCTAAAGTATCTCAAAGAAGTAAGGCGGAAGAGAGGATCGATGATGCCTATTACCAAGAAAAGAATGATAGTCCATTGATGCAATCACGCGCATTGATTGAAGGAAATTATAAAGATAGGTCCAATTCACTTCGTGTAGAAGAGAATATGAACAGGCTCCAAGGGGAACTTGCGAACCAGAAATATTCTTTCGACCAAGGATCCTATGAAGAATCGATTCGGTACGGAAAAGAAGCGCTCCGCAGATTTTCGGGCTTAAGAGAAAGTTCTAGAAAAGAGCTAAAAGATCTGGAGAACGAAGTGCAAAACCTTTTGAATCGATCTTCTCAGTTGAGTTCTGATAAAAAATATTCAAACCAATTGATTGCTCCTGGAATTTCATCAGAAGGATTCGATTTTAGATACATTGCTCAATCTAGAGAAAAAATTCCTTCTGATCGTACATTGAATCGGGTATTTCTTCGCAAAAGGAATATCACTGTTCGTCCGGGATATGAAACTTCTCCGCTTACAAACGACGGAGTTTTTCTAAATGTGGTTTCTTCGAATACGGAAAGAGAACCTTTGCTCGCAGGACCTCTGGAAATTTACTCGGGGGAAAATCTTCTAGGAACGACTACTGTTTCCACTTTAAAGCCTGGCCAAGAAATCAAAATGGAGCTTGGGCCTGATAGAGATATCAAGGTGGAAAGAAAACAAGAAAAGCTGGATGATAAGTCAGGGATTATTTCTCGTAAAAAGAATATCCGTTATAGAGTCATTATCTCTGTTAAAAATAATAAGCGTAGATCTGTTCCTGTTAGATTGATCGATCGTATTCCTTATACAAACGATGATAGTGTAAAAGTGGAATGGTCAGCAGGCACCGATACTCCTAAATCAAAAACAGATGATGGAATTCTAACTTATGAGTTTGAGATAGGAGCGAATTCCCGTAAAACAATTCAATTCGAATACACAGTCTCTTATCCTGCTGACAATATCCTGAGAGAAACTCCTGGTTCTGATTCTTACTGA
- a CDS encoding OmpP1/FadL family transporter: protein MRNRAYSQKIISGSRIILAVLGILGVSTSELTAGSYGDIYGAHAGAAGMAGAVTATVNNSSAVFYNVAGLGRLNEADLFIAQFEQKEKEKEAAANGEGAKDANGNPIPQEGPLLNTEPQTEAGAPPDKWYKKAWFNFRDGFANMGKGMFTYQPLLRPNRPYHEVSFLGTYANPTLKNNAPKNENTKNPDDSYVGLGFTMNLNEIFDIGRTIRFGLNAIVPASGNLMVVNDQNPTVPRYLQSGKSNERPTIMAGVGVELWKDRLFAGVGITALAGGSGAILLKDVPISPDPVQANSQVVLTLKPIINPTYGLQFTYGKWSAGVSYKRETYLSADPIPARAQTTLLGIQLDFDLALLDQYNPRVWSYGIGFRPTEKLLLNVDVNREIWSLYKLSRIKEKYSEPLDFHDTTNVRMGAEYAFRPFLKFRGGIGKRPSPVPHYAGENNWMDNDRMIYSVGVSYIFNGRNFAFLKDRLKNPVIFDLAITNQQLRSVEINKYLPTERNPSYNYGGYIWSLNFSVSLFF from the coding sequence ATGCGAAACAGAGCTTATAGTCAAAAAATTATCTCCGGATCGAGGATTATCCTCGCGGTCTTGGGGATATTAGGAGTCAGCACATCTGAGCTGACTGCCGGTAGTTACGGGGATATTTATGGTGCCCATGCGGGTGCAGCCGGTATGGCGGGTGCAGTTACAGCTACCGTGAACAACTCATCTGCGGTTTTCTATAATGTTGCCGGTTTGGGAAGATTGAACGAAGCGGATTTATTCATCGCTCAATTTGAACAAAAGGAGAAAGAGAAAGAAGCAGCTGCTAATGGAGAAGGTGCCAAGGATGCTAATGGTAATCCTATTCCTCAGGAAGGTCCTTTACTTAACACTGAACCTCAAACCGAAGCAGGTGCACCTCCTGATAAATGGTACAAAAAAGCTTGGTTTAATTTCAGAGACGGTTTTGCGAATATGGGAAAGGGGATGTTCACTTATCAACCTCTTCTTCGCCCGAACCGTCCTTATCATGAAGTGTCTTTCTTAGGGACCTACGCGAACCCTACATTAAAAAACAACGCTCCTAAGAATGAGAACACTAAGAATCCTGACGACAGTTATGTTGGTTTGGGTTTTACAATGAACCTAAACGAAATTTTCGATATAGGTAGAACCATTCGTTTCGGATTGAACGCTATTGTTCCTGCTTCCGGAAACTTGATGGTAGTAAATGATCAGAACCCTACTGTTCCTAGATACCTTCAATCAGGAAAAAGTAATGAACGCCCTACCATCATGGCAGGGGTCGGTGTTGAACTTTGGAAAGACCGTCTTTTTGCAGGGGTCGGTATCACTGCTCTTGCAGGTGGTTCCGGTGCGATCTTATTAAAAGATGTTCCGATCTCTCCAGATCCAGTACAAGCAAACTCACAAGTGGTATTAACCTTAAAGCCTATCATTAACCCTACTTACGGACTTCAATTCACTTATGGTAAATGGAGTGCCGGAGTCTCGTACAAGAGAGAAACTTATTTGTCTGCGGATCCGATTCCTGCTCGTGCCCAGACAACTCTTTTAGGAATCCAATTGGATTTCGATCTGGCTTTATTGGATCAGTACAACCCAAGAGTTTGGTCTTACGGGATAGGATTCAGACCGACTGAAAAACTTTTATTAAACGTAGATGTAAACAGGGAGATCTGGAGTTTGTATAAACTTTCTAGAATTAAGGAAAAATATTCAGAACCTCTTGATTTCCATGATACAACAAACGTTCGTATGGGAGCAGAGTATGCTTTCCGTCCTTTCTTGAAGTTCAGAGGTGGTATTGGAAAAAGACCTAGCCCTGTTCCTCATTATGCAGGAGAAAATAACTGGATGGATAACGATCGGATGATCTACTCCGTCGGTGTTTCTTATATCTTCAACGGAAGAAATTTCGCGTTCTTGAAAGACAGATTGAAAAATCCTGTGATTTTCGATTTGGCCATCACGAACCAACAGTTGAGAAGTGTGGAGATCAATAAATATCTCCCAACTGAGAGGAATCCGAGCTATAATTACGGCGGATATATCTGGTCACTAAACTTCTCTGTAAGCTTATTCTTCTAA